The following coding sequences lie in one Brevibacterium marinum genomic window:
- a CDS encoding response regulator transcription factor: protein MDLLTAESLSTDSPSTQPGARIRDRFGDDEWDHRYGEQGVMTSMSGPSQTPEVCANPSEFARELGLEEGIMATELFAASGGRLSLGRAAVGVIGGVFAGEDASELSVSHDVASSSFADHVAGLAPRLDLGLAQADTCQAAVLSHLGVFTRQTALLVVAMVGSRMAGEMSLRDPEGLLMRLRLEGILVSVDTDDERKLYRIPNLIAGALRRELSKRPAAPSLIAALVSGLADHVENAQIVDAHILDDVLTLARKFEQWSQLARVQESVGLPMFLIAPRATCRAFGHLPTQALVAAPDLRFLAALTDDVLDRLANGSSGADIRDVVVEETRAGRMRAFFPGPGDRGTTSPRTGPGPSQPSELDGEPVDLHQTGAGHLPQAGAGHVPQAAGHLLGESAEEGFISTLARLVALTRDERHDEAASLGLAWSAEPHGRWAQMVVRLLTAISLFHSSQFRRSVSILSELESDATSSHVEGDFLLPAVIAWTALASVASGDHERADQFLTRIDEDLNDPIIVEELVHPAAHVALALRALDRLDLGRAKTEMAELSAYPENRSLWAYLPVIGRTIALLTATTESNLLFVNDDVEKHRDPSGMSVTGRDLLAASRSMVFISLGQLKWAEVELERMSQTSDARIVLKVRVEFVAGRFDNAIALADTWFYNRSLTPTKRAELAVIKSAALLRTGREAEAVAEFVTAIGLATWVSTLLPVVLLPQPDRNRLLDLTADHVVFNDAFAAFSGQYRDRDELIANLRTVGPIAVSSATLPQLSSGEAQLLDLLAQGLSIPQISTELHQVTGTVKNRLSALYRKFEVSGRSEVLTRARAMGFLTLS from the coding sequence ATGGATCTCCTCACTGCTGAGTCGCTGTCGACTGACTCGCCGTCGACGCAGCCAGGTGCCCGAATCAGGGATCGATTCGGCGATGACGAGTGGGACCACCGATATGGAGAGCAGGGAGTGATGACGTCAATGTCCGGGCCGAGTCAGACACCGGAAGTCTGCGCGAACCCCTCGGAGTTCGCTCGGGAGCTCGGGCTCGAAGAGGGGATCATGGCAACGGAACTCTTCGCTGCCAGCGGTGGACGTCTGAGCCTCGGTCGTGCGGCAGTCGGGGTCATCGGCGGCGTGTTCGCCGGTGAGGACGCATCCGAACTGTCCGTGTCCCATGATGTCGCTTCGTCGAGCTTCGCCGATCATGTCGCCGGCTTGGCACCGAGGCTCGATCTCGGTCTGGCCCAGGCGGATACCTGCCAAGCGGCTGTGCTCTCCCATCTCGGGGTCTTCACTCGGCAGACAGCGCTGCTGGTCGTGGCCATGGTCGGATCGCGAATGGCCGGTGAGATGAGTCTCCGCGATCCGGAGGGCCTGCTCATGCGCCTGCGCTTGGAGGGAATCCTCGTGTCCGTGGACACCGACGACGAGCGCAAGCTCTATCGGATTCCCAATCTCATCGCCGGTGCCCTGCGTCGGGAGCTGTCGAAGCGTCCGGCGGCCCCGTCGCTCATTGCCGCGCTCGTGAGCGGATTGGCCGATCACGTCGAAAACGCGCAGATCGTCGACGCGCACATTCTCGACGACGTTCTCACGCTCGCTCGGAAGTTCGAGCAGTGGTCGCAGTTGGCGCGGGTCCAAGAGTCCGTCGGACTGCCGATGTTCCTCATCGCTCCACGCGCGACGTGCAGAGCCTTCGGGCACCTGCCGACGCAGGCTCTCGTCGCGGCACCAGATCTCCGTTTCCTGGCCGCTCTGACCGACGATGTGCTCGACCGTCTGGCCAACGGCAGCTCCGGAGCCGATATTCGGGACGTCGTGGTGGAGGAGACGAGGGCCGGACGCATGCGAGCGTTCTTCCCCGGCCCCGGTGACCGAGGAACCACCTCGCCGAGGACGGGTCCGGGCCCATCGCAGCCCTCCGAACTCGACGGTGAGCCGGTCGACCTCCATCAGACCGGTGCCGGACACCTCCCTCAGGCCGGTGCCGGACACGTTCCTCAAGCGGCTGGACACTTGCTCGGAGAGTCCGCCGAGGAGGGGTTCATCTCCACATTGGCCCGCCTGGTCGCGCTGACGAGGGACGAACGCCACGACGAGGCCGCATCACTCGGTCTGGCCTGGTCGGCGGAACCACATGGTCGATGGGCACAGATGGTGGTGAGGCTCCTGACCGCGATCAGCCTGTTCCACAGCTCCCAGTTCCGACGTTCGGTGTCGATTCTGTCCGAACTCGAATCCGATGCCACCAGCAGTCATGTCGAAGGGGACTTCCTCCTCCCGGCCGTGATCGCGTGGACGGCTCTGGCCTCGGTGGCCAGCGGAGATCACGAACGTGCGGACCAGTTCCTGACCCGAATCGACGAGGACCTGAACGATCCGATCATCGTCGAGGAACTGGTGCATCCGGCAGCTCACGTCGCCCTGGCTCTGAGAGCACTCGACAGGCTCGACCTCGGTCGGGCGAAAACGGAGATGGCCGAGCTCTCCGCCTACCCCGAGAACCGGTCCCTGTGGGCATATCTGCCCGTCATCGGTCGCACCATCGCCCTGTTGACGGCGACCACCGAGTCGAATCTCCTGTTCGTCAACGACGATGTCGAGAAGCATCGGGACCCGTCAGGAATGTCCGTGACCGGTCGGGATCTGCTGGCGGCCAGCAGGAGCATGGTCTTCATCAGCTTGGGACAGCTCAAATGGGCCGAGGTCGAACTCGAACGGATGTCACAGACTTCGGATGCACGGATCGTGCTCAAGGTCCGTGTCGAATTCGTCGCCGGACGATTCGACAATGCGATCGCCCTGGCCGACACCTGGTTCTACAATCGCAGCCTGACGCCGACCAAACGAGCCGAACTGGCCGTCATCAAGTCCGCCGCGCTGCTGCGGACCGGCCGGGAGGCCGAAGCCGTGGCCGAATTCGTCACCGCTATCGGCCTGGCGACTTGGGTGAGCACCCTTCTGCCTGTGGTGCTGCTGCCGCAGCCTGACCGGAACCGTCTGCTCGACCTCACGGCAGACCACGTGGTCTTCAACGATGCATTCGCGGCATTCTCCGGGCAGTACCGCGATCGCGATGAACTCATCGCGAACCTGCGCACGGTCGGGCCGATCGCCGTCAGCAGCGCAACCCTTCCCCAGCTGAGCTCCGGAGAGGCGCAGCTTCTCGATCTGCTGGCCCAGGGGCTGTCCATCCCCCAGATCTCGACCGAGCTGCACCAGGTGACGGGCACCGTGAAGAACCGGCTCTCGGCCCTCTACCGCAAATTCGAGGTCTCAGGCAGGAGCGAAGTGCTCACCCGTGCCCGCGCGATGGGGTTCCTCACGCTGTCGTGA
- a CDS encoding ABC transporter permease, with product MTLLTSSDGTHRHNESRPHDSRHGRHAEDRVGSEATGLWILLRLMVRRDRWRAPIWILGLAALTAYFANAIAVVMDDGTLASMVVFAKNPVMGLITGPGYGLDEITIPRFVVGMYGVFLMLGIAMMSITTMTRHTRAEEQTGRAELIRANVTGRHTQLLAALIGTLVMSLAAGFLMSLAFFFSEAHPDPLSSALLFGAGIAAVGCVFAAVTAVTVQLTSFARAASGIAGAVLAATFVVRGLGDMSAVAGGDLAWLSWLSPLGWSQRTAPYTLDRWAPLLLSLAAVVVLVGLSMFLQSRRDLSAGIFADRLGRARASSSLSTSTGLVFRLQRANLVWWSIGIFTMAVVFGSFTGAMEEGADGMPPEILDLMGGSGGIVDGYLGYMSLYFAMIVAAYAIIAASSLRAEESGLRTEPVLATAVGRGSWVLSWTLVTLLGSLWLMILAGVGEGLGASASTGDWSLMGPAVLGHTAQTASVWILLGLAVAIYGFAPRLQGLVWIVFVCAAALALFGQMMRLDQAVLDTSVFVHIGQYPAQDLSAEAVVVLTAATVVLVALGVLGFRRRNLTTA from the coding sequence ATGACTCTGCTGACGAGCTCCGACGGCACTCACCGCCACAACGAGTCACGACCCCACGATTCCCGCCACGGGCGTCATGCAGAAGACCGCGTGGGCTCCGAGGCAACCGGTTTGTGGATCCTGCTGCGGCTCATGGTCAGACGAGACCGGTGGCGAGCGCCGATCTGGATCCTCGGTCTGGCCGCTCTCACCGCCTACTTCGCGAATGCCATCGCCGTGGTCATGGACGACGGCACGCTGGCGTCGATGGTCGTCTTCGCGAAGAATCCCGTCATGGGCCTGATCACCGGGCCCGGCTACGGACTCGACGAGATCACGATTCCGCGATTCGTCGTGGGCATGTACGGAGTCTTCCTCATGCTCGGTATCGCAATGATGTCGATCACGACGATGACCCGGCACACCCGCGCCGAGGAGCAGACCGGTCGGGCGGAGCTGATCCGGGCAAACGTCACCGGTCGCCATACGCAGCTCCTCGCAGCGCTCATCGGCACCCTGGTCATGAGTCTCGCGGCTGGATTCCTCATGTCCCTCGCGTTCTTCTTCTCCGAGGCCCATCCCGATCCTCTCTCCTCCGCGCTCCTCTTCGGCGCGGGCATCGCCGCGGTCGGATGCGTGTTCGCCGCGGTCACAGCTGTCACTGTGCAGCTGACGTCATTCGCCCGCGCGGCATCGGGCATCGCCGGTGCGGTGCTGGCGGCGACGTTCGTCGTCCGCGGCCTCGGCGACATGTCGGCCGTGGCCGGCGGCGACCTGGCGTGGTTGTCCTGGCTCTCGCCTCTGGGGTGGTCGCAGCGAACGGCCCCGTACACCCTCGACCGGTGGGCGCCACTGCTGCTCTCGCTGGCAGCCGTCGTCGTGCTCGTCGGCCTGAGCATGTTCCTCCAGTCGCGCCGTGACCTGTCGGCCGGAATCTTCGCCGACCGTCTCGGCCGCGCCCGTGCCTCGTCGTCCCTGTCGACGAGCACAGGCTTGGTGTTCCGCCTGCAGCGGGCGAACCTGGTCTGGTGGTCGATCGGGATCTTCACGATGGCCGTGGTCTTCGGATCCTTCACCGGGGCCATGGAAGAGGGCGCGGACGGCATGCCGCCGGAGATCCTCGACCTCATGGGCGGCTCGGGTGGGATCGTCGACGGCTACCTCGGCTACATGTCCCTCTACTTCGCCATGATCGTGGCCGCCTACGCGATCATCGCCGCTTCGAGCCTGCGGGCGGAGGAGTCGGGCCTGCGCACCGAGCCCGTGCTCGCCACCGCCGTCGGCCGCGGTTCGTGGGTGCTGTCGTGGACGCTCGTGACGCTGCTCGGCTCGCTCTGGCTGATGATCCTCGCCGGAGTGGGCGAGGGACTGGGCGCGAGCGCGTCGACCGGGGATTGGTCGCTCATGGGTCCTGCGGTCCTCGGTCATACCGCGCAGACGGCATCCGTGTGGATCCTGCTCGGACTCGCCGTCGCAATCTACGGGTTCGCGCCGAGGCTGCAGGGCCTGGTCTGGATCGTCTTCGTCTGCGCCGCTGCTTTGGCCCTGTTCGGGCAGATGATGCGCCTCGACCAGGCTGTCCTCGACACCTCCGTGTTCGTCCACATCGGACAGTACCCGGCCCAGGATCTGTCCGCCGAGGCGGTCGTGGTCCTGACCGCGGCGACCGTGGTCCTCGTGGCCCTCGGTGTGCTCGGGTTCCGGCGGAGGAACCTCACGACAGCGTGA
- a CDS encoding ABC transporter ATP-binding protein, which translates to MTTATNTPASTSASADHSTTAISMRDVVKSYGRVRALDGLNLDVARGEVHGFLGPNGAGKSTTIRILLGILKHDAGRISLLGEDPWAKAVSLHRRLAYVPGDVELWPGLSGGEAIDLFARLRGGVDTRKRDELIERFDLDPRKKGRTYSKGNRQKVALISALASHVDLLLLDEPTAGLDPLMEAVFQQCIREAKEEGRTVLLSSHILAQVEALADRVAIIRSGRIVESGALADLRHLSRTTVTVQVETDIPQLMDMRGVHDLVREGAQLHFSADTAELPAIMRTLGDHDIRSLTATPPTLEQLLLRHYGDPTGTTPDDADPADRSEPAGADTTSGTGILIREES; encoded by the coding sequence ATGACCACAGCGACGAACACCCCGGCGTCCACCTCGGCGAGCGCCGACCACAGCACCACAGCCATCTCCATGCGGGACGTGGTCAAGAGCTACGGTCGGGTGCGAGCACTCGACGGACTCAACCTCGACGTCGCCCGCGGCGAGGTCCACGGCTTCTTAGGACCCAACGGCGCCGGGAAGTCGACGACCATCAGAATCCTGCTCGGAATCCTCAAGCATGATGCGGGCCGCATCAGTCTCCTGGGCGAGGACCCGTGGGCGAAGGCGGTATCACTTCACCGCAGACTCGCCTACGTCCCCGGCGACGTCGAACTCTGGCCGGGCCTGAGCGGCGGGGAGGCCATCGATCTGTTCGCGCGGCTGCGCGGAGGGGTCGACACCCGCAAGAGGGACGAACTCATCGAGCGCTTCGATCTCGACCCACGCAAGAAGGGCAGGACCTACTCGAAGGGCAATCGACAGAAGGTCGCTCTGATATCGGCGCTGGCCTCGCACGTCGATCTGCTCCTGCTCGATGAGCCGACCGCCGGCCTCGACCCGCTCATGGAGGCCGTATTCCAACAGTGCATCCGAGAGGCGAAGGAGGAGGGTCGCACCGTTCTGCTCTCGAGCCACATCCTCGCTCAGGTGGAGGCGCTGGCGGACCGGGTGGCGATCATCAGGTCCGGCCGGATCGTCGAATCCGGTGCGCTGGCGGATCTGCGTCACCTGTCGCGGACGACGGTCACCGTGCAGGTGGAGACCGACATTCCGCAGCTGATGGACATGCGCGGCGTCCACGACCTCGTCCGCGAGGGCGCGCAGCTGCATTTCAGCGCCGACACCGCCGAACTGCCCGCCATCATGCGCACCCTCGGCGATCATGACATCCGGTCGCTGACAGCGACCCCGCCCACCCTCGAACAGCTGCTGCTGCGCCACTACGGCGACCCGACCGGCACCACCCCCGACGACGCAGACCCTGCCGATCGCAGCGAACCTGCGGGTGCCGACACCACGTCCGGCACAGGAATACTCATCCGGGAGGAATCATGA
- a CDS encoding TetR family transcriptional regulator, translating to MRSTYDESKPKKQTAEQTPGAAGTKATRSPNASPETATAIRTAAIEQFSAHGFAKSTIRSIASAAGVSPGLVIHHFGSKEGLRTACDNHVFDAIAEAKAANAAYAAHAMQMIFEDPSMALNINYLMKSLLDPSEHGQRYFEHYVDLVEGYIAHGFAGYTFRQSEDPRGQAATIATLALAPAMLEHRLQSSLGTNDTAETMTRLAPHLLDLYLNGALDAIPDDAYTDPTDPSGGDQP from the coding sequence ATGCGTTCAACCTATGATGAGTCGAAGCCGAAGAAGCAGACAGCGGAGCAGACTCCGGGGGCTGCAGGAACGAAAGCCACCCGCTCCCCCAATGCTTCACCGGAGACAGCGACTGCCATCCGCACCGCCGCCATTGAACAGTTCTCCGCGCACGGGTTCGCGAAATCGACGATCCGCAGCATCGCCTCGGCGGCTGGGGTGTCCCCCGGACTCGTCATCCACCATTTCGGGTCGAAAGAGGGCCTGCGCACGGCCTGCGACAATCATGTCTTCGACGCCATCGCCGAGGCCAAAGCCGCGAATGCCGCATACGCGGCCCACGCCATGCAGATGATCTTCGAAGACCCGAGCATGGCCCTGAATATCAACTACCTCATGAAGTCCCTGCTTGATCCCAGCGAACACGGACAGCGCTATTTCGAGCATTACGTCGACCTCGTCGAGGGCTACATAGCCCATGGGTTCGCCGGATACACATTCCGGCAGAGCGAGGACCCTCGAGGCCAGGCGGCGACCATCGCGACGCTGGCGCTGGCCCCGGCGATGCTTGAACACCGACTGCAGTCATCTCTGGGCACGAATGACACAGCAGAGACGATGACTCGGCTCGCTCCTCACCTGCTCGACCTCTACCTCAACGGCGCCCTCGACGCGATCCCCGACGACGCATACACCGACCCCACCGATCCCTCTGGAGGCGATCAGCCATGA
- a CDS encoding ArsR/SmtB family transcription factor, with product MEALLDDHVDAMFQALADRTRRDIVRRVMVEELSVSELADSYEMSFAGVQKHVAVLERAGLVSKQRVGRAQIAHVEISAIRTVSSMLSELEGVWSARVERIDGLLAQDGPEVDENKEQSCLSSKPPTTNIP from the coding sequence ATGGAGGCACTTCTCGACGATCACGTGGATGCGATGTTCCAGGCATTGGCCGATCGGACTCGTCGCGACATCGTGCGGCGGGTCATGGTCGAAGAGCTTTCAGTGTCCGAACTGGCTGACTCCTATGAGATGAGCTTCGCGGGAGTGCAGAAGCACGTTGCTGTACTCGAACGCGCGGGACTCGTGTCAAAACAGCGGGTCGGACGAGCCCAGATCGCGCATGTTGAGATCAGCGCGATCCGCACTGTGTCCTCAATGCTCAGCGAGCTCGAGGGCGTATGGAGTGCACGAGTCGAACGCATCGACGGCCTGCTGGCCCAGGACGGGCCGGAGGTCGATGAGAACAAGGAGCAGTCATGCCTGTCATCGAAACCACCCACGACGAACATTCCCTGA
- a CDS encoding SRPBCC family protein: MPVIETTHDEHSLTLTMVAEFAASPERVWEVYADPRQLERVWGPPTYPATVVDHSLTPGGRVTYYMTSPEGEKYRGFWEVSSVKEPSRIVFRDYFADEDFNAVEAMPGSTNTYTFEAVEGGTRVTYESTFDSLEGLKTVLDMGVVEGSTGAINQIDDLLARG, translated from the coding sequence ATGCCTGTCATCGAAACCACCCACGACGAACATTCCCTGACCCTGACGATGGTCGCCGAATTCGCGGCCTCTCCCGAACGGGTGTGGGAAGTCTATGCCGACCCTCGCCAGTTGGAGAGGGTCTGGGGACCACCCACCTATCCGGCCACGGTCGTCGACCACTCGCTGACCCCTGGCGGCAGAGTCACCTATTACATGACCAGCCCGGAAGGTGAGAAGTACCGTGGTTTCTGGGAAGTCTCCTCGGTCAAAGAGCCCTCACGAATCGTGTTCCGCGACTACTTCGCGGACGAGGACTTCAACGCCGTCGAAGCGATGCCGGGAAGCACCAACACCTATACTTTCGAAGCGGTCGAGGGCGGAACTCGTGTCACCTACGAATCGACTTTCGACTCCCTTGAGGGGCTGAAGACAGTGCTCGATATGGGCGTCGTCGAAGGGTCGACCGGAGCGATCAACCAGATCGACGACCTGCTGGCCCGCGGGTGA
- a CDS encoding MFS transporter codes for MQTNPRPTVGSRSGILSWALWDWGSASFNAVIITFVFAPYLTKSVAATEEAGSSALGWSTAAAGLIIALVAPAAGTRADSGGRHKLWLGVHTGIVILTMFGLFFVRDSPEYLWLGLLLIAMGSVFFEFAEVSYNGIMVRITQADNVGKVSGFGWGMGYAGGLVLLVILLVLVIQPEVGLFGAGDEGGMRFRVVAALSAVWFALFALPVLFTAPSAKAENPSGGHPIRAFIADYAALVRRLVRMWKEEHQTLRFFIASAVFRDGLAAIFAFAGVLAAGSYSFSPSEIIVLGVAANVAAGAGAMIAGYFDDRLGPKPVIIAGIVVILVGGLPILISDAPAVFWVCALVLSFCVGPVQASSRSFLARITPPERAGENFGLYATTGRAVSFLGPAMFAVFISLLGFQRAGTLGILLVLFVGLLLIIPVKPEAPAQSMQSRAEG; via the coding sequence ATGCAGACGAATCCGAGACCGACGGTGGGCTCACGATCCGGAATCCTGAGCTGGGCCCTGTGGGACTGGGGATCGGCATCGTTCAACGCCGTCATCATCACCTTCGTCTTCGCCCCCTATCTGACGAAGAGCGTGGCGGCGACCGAGGAGGCCGGTTCCTCGGCGCTGGGCTGGTCGACGGCCGCGGCAGGACTCATCATCGCCCTGGTGGCACCTGCGGCCGGCACTCGGGCCGACTCGGGTGGCCGGCACAAGCTGTGGCTGGGTGTCCACACCGGAATCGTCATCCTCACGATGTTCGGCCTCTTCTTCGTCCGCGACTCCCCCGAGTACCTGTGGCTGGGTCTCCTGCTCATCGCCATGGGCAGCGTGTTCTTCGAATTCGCCGAGGTGTCCTACAACGGCATCATGGTCCGCATCACCCAAGCTGACAACGTCGGCAAGGTCTCCGGCTTCGGCTGGGGCATGGGCTACGCCGGCGGTCTCGTCCTCCTCGTCATTCTGCTCGTGCTCGTCATCCAGCCCGAGGTGGGCCTCTTCGGCGCCGGCGACGAGGGCGGCATGAGATTCCGGGTCGTCGCCGCCCTGTCCGCGGTGTGGTTCGCGCTCTTCGCGCTGCCGGTGCTGTTCACCGCCCCGAGCGCCAAGGCTGAGAACCCATCCGGCGGGCATCCGATCAGGGCGTTCATCGCCGACTACGCGGCACTCGTCCGCAGACTCGTGCGGATGTGGAAGGAGGAGCACCAGACGCTGCGCTTCTTCATCGCCTCGGCGGTCTTCCGCGACGGGCTGGCAGCGATCTTCGCCTTCGCCGGAGTCCTCGCGGCGGGCAGCTACAGCTTCTCCCCCTCGGAGATCATCGTCTTGGGCGTGGCGGCCAATGTCGCTGCCGGCGCGGGAGCGATGATCGCCGGGTACTTCGATGACCGACTGGGCCCGAAGCCCGTCATCATCGCCGGAATCGTCGTCATCCTCGTCGGCGGTCTGCCGATCCTGATCAGCGACGCCCCGGCCGTGTTCTGGGTCTGCGCGCTCGTCCTCAGCTTCTGCGTCGGACCTGTGCAGGCCTCAAGTCGGTCGTTTCTGGCCCGGATCACCCCGCCCGAGCGTGCCGGAGAGAACTTCGGACTCTATGCCACGACCGGTCGCGCCGTGAGCTTCCTGGGACCGGCCATGTTCGCGGTCTTCATCTCGCTCCTGGGCTTCCAAAGGGCCGGCACCCTGGGCATCCTCCTCGTGCTCTTCGTCGGCCTGCTCCTCATCATCCCGGTCAAGCCCGAGGCCCCGGCTCAGTCGATGCAGTCTCGCGCGGAAGGCTGA
- a CDS encoding BCCT family transporter, translated as MTNSADDNDSGAEQSAVEESGANPDSSATDNPNYLFGHPDPVRLHLPQKLHIGEGDSDEEIAEKLRRQGVRIGKGMVAPRVFWPALIVIVAVAVLAIALPNGTGKAISGIQSWIVGDLGWYYMLIVGLFVAFAIFVGFSKYGKIRLGKDDDKPEFGVMSWFAMLFAAGMGIGLVFYGVAEPLTYATTGPKPGWAGGEVENAQMGMAQTFVHWGLHPWALYAVLGMALAYAIHRRGRPLSIRWALEPLLGNRVKGWAGDTIDVIAIFGTVFGIATSLGLGVQQISAGLKHIGVVGEYDNTFLVILIVIITFLATASVVSGVGAGIKWLSNINLTMAGVLLVTVLVLGPTLFLFQNFVESLGVYLANVLNMTFDIGAYSGDEGAEWNSTWTLFYWGWWISWAPFVGVFIARISKGRTVREFIAGVLLVPSIVGFFWFSVMGGAGIYRQLFGAGDLVDPEEGVVAERVLFDVLSDLPLGPVLSIIAIILVAIFFITSSDSGSLVVDMLASGGHPNPPMWSRVLWALMEGALAIGLLIAGGLEALQAGSLMTALPFSVILILICVSTLKAFSKESKRNEVLEAKASYQEVGENLADDFDVFLGEKVDERIDYRLSRSKGWLERQKAKSARKDE; from the coding sequence ATGACCAACTCTGCAGACGACAACGACTCCGGCGCGGAGCAGTCTGCGGTCGAGGAGTCGGGAGCGAATCCCGACAGCAGCGCCACGGACAACCCGAACTACCTGTTCGGTCACCCGGACCCCGTGCGACTGCACCTACCGCAGAAATTGCACATCGGCGAGGGCGATTCCGACGAGGAGATCGCCGAGAAGCTCCGTCGTCAGGGCGTGCGAATCGGCAAGGGAATGGTCGCCCCCAGGGTTTTCTGGCCGGCGCTCATCGTCATCGTCGCTGTCGCAGTTCTCGCAATAGCTTTGCCCAATGGCACAGGGAAGGCGATCTCGGGCATTCAGAGCTGGATCGTGGGCGACCTCGGCTGGTACTACATGCTCATCGTCGGCCTGTTCGTTGCGTTTGCGATCTTTGTCGGTTTCTCGAAGTACGGCAAGATCCGACTCGGCAAGGACGATGACAAGCCCGAGTTCGGAGTCATGTCCTGGTTCGCCATGCTCTTCGCAGCCGGGATGGGGATCGGTCTCGTCTTCTACGGAGTGGCCGAGCCGCTCACCTATGCCACGACAGGCCCGAAGCCCGGGTGGGCAGGCGGAGAAGTCGAGAACGCACAGATGGGCATGGCTCAGACCTTCGTCCACTGGGGTCTTCATCCGTGGGCGCTCTACGCTGTGCTCGGCATGGCGCTGGCCTATGCCATCCACCGTCGGGGACGTCCTCTGTCCATCCGGTGGGCCCTCGAGCCGCTGCTCGGCAACCGGGTCAAAGGCTGGGCCGGCGACACGATCGACGTCATCGCGATCTTCGGCACCGTCTTCGGCATCGCTACCTCTCTGGGCCTGGGCGTCCAGCAGATCTCGGCCGGACTCAAACACATCGGTGTGGTCGGCGAATACGACAACACCTTCCTCGTCATCCTCATCGTCATCATCACGTTCCTGGCGACCGCCTCCGTGGTTTCCGGAGTGGGTGCGGGCATCAAATGGCTCTCGAACATCAACCTCACGATGGCCGGCGTTCTCCTCGTCACGGTGCTCGTCCTCGGTCCGACGCTGTTCCTGTTCCAGAATTTCGTCGAGTCCCTCGGCGTCTACCTCGCCAATGTGCTCAACATGACCTTCGACATCGGTGCGTACTCCGGTGATGAGGGCGCGGAGTGGAACTCCACATGGACGCTGTTCTACTGGGGCTGGTGGATCTCCTGGGCGCCGTTCGTCGGCGTCTTCATCGCCCGAATCTCGAAGGGGCGGACCGTGCGGGAATTCATCGCCGGTGTCCTCCTCGTCCCATCGATCGTCGGCTTCTTCTGGTTCTCCGTCATGGGCGGAGCGGGCATCTACCGTCAGCTCTTCGGTGCCGGCGACCTCGTCGACCCCGAGGAAGGCGTCGTGGCCGAACGCGTGCTCTTCGACGTCCTCAGCGACCTGCCGTTGGGACCGGTCCTGTCGATCATTGCGATCATCTTGGTGGCGATCTTCTTCATCACCTCCTCGGACTCCGGGTCGCTCGTCGTGGACATGCTGGCCTCGGGCGGGCACCCGAATCCCCCGATGTGGTCCCGGGTTCTGTGGGCACTGATGGAGGGTGCGCTGGCGATCGGGTTGCTGATCGCAGGTGGTCTCGAAGCCCTGCAGGCGGGGTCGCTGATGACGGCTCTTCCATTCAGCGTGATCCTGATCCTCATCTGCGTCTCGACTCTCAAGGCATTCAGCAAGGAGTCCAAGCGGAACGAGGTGCTCGAGGCCAAAGCCTCCTACCAGGAGGTGGGCGAGAATCTCGCCGACGACTTCGACGTCTTCCTCGGTGAGAAGGTCGACGAGCGCATCGACTACCGGCTCTCGCGGAGCAAGGGCTGGCTGGAGAGGCAGAAGGCCAAGTCAGCTCGAAAAGACGAATAG